One Calliopsis andreniformis isolate RMS-2024a chromosome 9, iyCalAndr_principal, whole genome shotgun sequence genomic window carries:
- the LOC143182954 gene encoding uncharacterized protein LOC143182954, protein MAQHLQTQHQHEFLPLCDVLFNIISLASYFCDVVFDFAMVYALAHHSAASPILFPLSIILIITSLVISQIISVRWYLWGARGKLTGKNINEKKENGNWTIWCVLLLHSTQVGVLWRYFKLFIPVNLTYVKHEVRELCVLRLVHAFCEAAPMLLLQLYLLSVGINSESNTDIEKEKESESRDSDKLAKLTAVSAGLSLWSVCWAVASFSKGAARLRNLERLVLTWLGVLAQLAWRLGTVSARVGVLVAYASLYGGQWLLIVMALHWLSMLMWLLLTPDGLFHGGEHLPVLRKTFLASLLAFVYIFAYVNLHETNHRQKMVIFYTVMFLENSLLIGVWIVGVNRSDLLPHQHHPNPVTLVLTLLALFFGGMFFMGLYYRFFHVRRLRYEAGGRMTASNLTTLPNQDNLEEKQIEYTEDKKVNVSVGMRRVKLSNSGIPGVFNCRFANPTVVNPNRKKKKPTTFVPPPPPQSQTGTVTAINTVGDAKLWLGMNNSSRQLIPFWKKAVTSSSAIQNGHLNEQKLKTDTGSGGSSLSVNLIREKLQEKKQQQLRELRAIQEEIKEGKLFPPPSASASSFSSSLVSNQQPPPNTKLHTSPSSPLFTSAPSVVDQNGGVTLSSWPPVKMHCLLPPPPSSSYYPNVHPSNSWRTTLRERADTPEILLAPRCLPHHYSHWAPSSHVNHRLRSSQNGGEDSSKGEGEVEGEISDMEGSQVSLPRSYTLPREFKYNHPNNTARERERRAGNNKVSASRFYLPSTNSSDGDVDSADNEDETDSEVHFRMKNNHRPNEHGETQQQLQQPQYTFEDSNKNEFLHTNMDSTAAAIISGNSYLNNSQGLLRPNQLFRNRVKHETKL, encoded by the exons ATGGCCCAACATCTACAGACACAGCATCAGCACGAATTTTTACCATTGTGCGATGTTCTATTTAACATAATTTCTCTTGCATCATATTTTTGTGACGTTGTTTTTGACTTTGCAATGGTATATGCTCTTGCTCATCATTCTGCAGCTTCTCCTATTCTTTTTCCTTTAAGTATCATTCTCATAATAACTTCGCTAGTTATTTCTCAG ATCATTAGTGTACGATGGTATTTATGGGGTGCCAGGGGCAAATTAACTGGTAAGAATATAAATGAGAAAAAAGAAAATGGTAACTGGACCATTTGGTGTGTACTGTTACTTCATTCTACTCAAGTTGGAGTACTTTGGAGATATTTCAAGCTATTTATTCCAGTTAATTTAACTTATGTTAAACATGAG GTGAGGGAACTTTGTGTATTACGTCTTGTTCATGCATTCTGTGAAGCTGCTCCAATGTTGCTGCTGCAATTGTATCTCTTGTCAGTTGGAATTAATAGTGAGTCAAACACAGACAttgaaaaggaaaaagaaagtgAAAGTAGGGATAGCGACAAATTAGCAAAATTAACTGCTGTATCTGCTGGACTCTCTTTGTGGAGTGTTTGTTGGGCAGTGGCTAGTTTTAGTAAAGGCGCAGCACGTCTTCGTAATTTAGAACGTTTAGTGTTAACATGGCTAGGTGTGCTGGCACAACTAGCATGGCGGTTAGGAACTGTAAGTGCTAGAGTAGGAGTGTTGGTAgcttacgcttcactctatggtggtcAGTGGTTGTTAATAGTCATGGCCCTTCACTGGCTATCAATGTTGATGTGGTTGCTGCTTACACCAGATGGTCTTTTTCATGGTGGTGAACATTTGCCTGTATTAAGAAAAACATTTTTGGCTTCACTTCTTGCATTTGTTTATATATTTGCATATGTAAATTTACATGAAACAAATCATCGTCAAAAAATG GTAATATTTTATACAGTAATGTTTTTGGAAAACAGTCTGTTGATTGGTGTATGGATAGTGGGCGTTAACAGAAGTGATCTTCTTCCACACCAACATCATCCAAACCCTGTAACTTTAGTACTTACGCTCTTAGCTTTATTTTTTGGTGGTATGTTTTTCATGGGTCTTTATTACAG GTTTTTTCATGtaagaagattgaggtatgaagctgGTGGTCGAATGACAGCCTCAAATCTTACAACACTGCCAAATCAG GATAATTTAGAAGAAAAACAAATAGAATACACAGAAGACAAGAAAGTAAATGTGAGTGTGGGAATGAGGAGGGTTAAATTGAGTAACAGTGGAATACCGGGAGTATTTAACTGTCGTTTTGCTAATCCTACTGTAGTAAATCCAAatcgaaaaaaaaagaaaccaaCTACATTTGTGCCCCCTCCACCACCTCAATCTCAAACAGGCACTGTGACAGCTATTAACACAGTAGGAGATGCAAAACTGTGGCTGGGTATGAATAATAGTTCACGTCAGTTAATTCCATTCTGGAAGAAAGCTGTAACTTCTTCCAGTGCGATACAG AATGGTCACTTGAACGAGCAAAAGTTGAAAACAGATACTGGAAGTGGCGGTAGTTCGTTAAGTGTTAATTTGATAAGAGAAAAACTTCAAGAAAAAAAGCAACAGCAATTGCGAGAATTACGAGCCATACAAGAAGAAATAAAAGAAGGAAAATTATTCCCTCCACCTTCAGCTTCAGCATCATCGTTCTCATCATCGCTTGTATCAAACCAACAACCACCACCTAATACGAAATTGCATACTTCGCCTAGTTCTCCTTTATTTACATCTGCTCCGTCAGTAGTCGATCAAAATGGTGGAGTTACCTTATCTTCATGGCCACCAGTAAAAATGCATTGTCTTTTACCTCCACCACCATCTTCTTCATACTATCCAAACGTTCATCCTTCGAATTCATGGAGGACTACGCTAAGGGAACGAGCAGATACACCAGAAATTTTACTTGCACCACGGTGTCTTCCTCATCATTATTCCCATTGGGCGCCATCTTCCCACGTTAACCATAG ATTGCGTTCAAGTCAAAACGGAGGAGAGGACAGTTCCAAAGGCGAGGGAGAAGTAGAAGGTGAAATTAGCGATATGGAAGGCAGTCAAGTATCATTGCCTCGAAGTTACACACTGCCTCGTGAATTTAAGTATAATCATCCAAACAATACTGCCAGAGAACGGGAGCGACGTGCAGGAAACAACAAAGTGTCAGCCTCACGTTTTTATTTGCCCTCTACCAATAGTTCTGATG GAGATGTAGATAGCGCGGATAACGAAGATGAAACGGATTCTGAAGTACATTTTCGTATGAAGAACAATCACAGACCTAATGAACATGGCGAAACGCAGCAACAACTACAACAACCACAATACACATTTGAAGACAGTAATAAAAACGAATTTTTACATACTAATATGGATTCTACAGCAGCCGCTATAATTTCAGGAAATTCTTACTTAAATAATTCTCAAGGCTTGCTACGTCCAAATCAGTTATTCAGAAATAGGGTTAAACACGAAACAAAACTTTGA
- the Nrt gene encoding neurotactin isoform X2 has product MSQKDQEKSMDKKEIVEEEREKMLNAENTKHTVSSTAPDSESEEQKPKKKIPIGGIKMPGFCRTKSKEPCKEDDNKPTESGDSELTEKNVKENEQNVSSEKTNMSNKDTKEKEGRKGIFDAIKLPLVSVFPRKKNKEAEVELGTTGAAGLASVETLDDGASEKNPIGNEDGMETVRLDVDAADDIESPKQHFLFNCTSTATRNLLVIMTLCVLISVIICVVCFGPRRGTTEPVKDGNYVKAITSCGLVQGVAEDGAFAFRGIPYAVPPLENRRWQTAEPLRRIEHCWTNTYLAHNSSDVCWQRDSSGGVIGSEDCLYLDVFTPEVRYDSPLPVVVMIGAETLSGGSPGVMQPSAKLARVRDMVFVRPNFRLGVFGFLAAEPLSRSTHPPTSGNYGLSDIIAALHWVHLNIENFGGNKTSVTLWGHRAGGTLVTTLVGTRRAKGLFSRVWTSSGSAIFPGRELAVSEKLSEQFLNSTRCSDAACLRSKSAEELMDSVPETWHLGNVGLPESREATLKNRRHEWLVLDGAILQEPVGEIWAKEELPVKIVMGTTAHAGTPLKYLNSNTTLNSTQVEKIVRESLLGTTGLADEALSRYNATLKGLLSMISDIRVICPLLTVARMKTNIPFYVATQPRGELADPDSDAAAILGSYAARTPAEKRHVSAMQQLFNHYVWHGDVVQADPNGVKRVLVVGQDTLSERDYPNCDFWIEKDVVPSYGRVD; this is encoded by the exons ATGAGTCAAAAGGATCAAGAGAAAAGTATGGATAAGAAGGAAATTGTGGAGGAGGAGAGGGAGAAGATGCTGAACGCTGAGAATACGAAGCACACCGTATCATCGACCGCACCAGACTCGGAATCCGAGGAACAGAAGCCTAAGAAGAAAATACCAATCGGTGGTATTAAGATGCCCGGCTTTTGTCGTACAAAGAGCAAGGAACCCTGCAAA GAGGATGATAATAAGCCCACGGAGTCGGGAGATAGTGAATTAACAGAAAAAAATGTTAAGGAAAACGAACAAAACGTGTCCTCAGAGAAGACAAACATGTCTAACAAGGATACAAAAGAAAAGGAAGGACGAAAGGGAATCTTCGATGCCATAAAATTGCCATTAGTTTCTGTTTTTCCCAGAAAGAAAAATAAG GAAGCTGAAGTAGAATTGGGAACAACTGGAGCTGCTGGATTAGCTAGCGTCGAAACGCTTGATGATGGTGCAAGTGAAAAAAATCCTATTGGCAATGAGGATGGCATGGAAACTGTTCGACTCGATGTAGATGCTGCGGATGATATCGAGTCTCctaaacaacattttctatTCAATTGCACGTCTACTGCAACTAGGAATTTGCTTGTAATAA TGACGCTATGCGTTTTAATATCTGTCATCATCTGCGTCGTCTGCTTCGGTCCAAGAAGAGGTACCACAGAACCAGTGAAGGATGGAAACTACGTCAAAGCTATCACCTCGTGTGGTCTTGTCCAAGGGGTAGCAGAAGACGGTGCATTCGCGTTTCGTGGAATTCCTTATGCAGTCCCACCGCTGGAAAATCGTCGTTGGCAAACAGCAGAACCTCTACGACGAATCGAACACTGCTGGACTAATACTTACTTAGCGCACAACTCTTCAGATGTCTGTTGGCAACGAGATTCTTCAGGTGGCGTAATTGGAAGCGAAGATTGTTTATATCTAGATGTTTTCACACCTGAAGTCAGATACGATTCACCGTTACCGGTAGTCGTTATGATCGGTGCGGAAACCCTCAGCGGTGGTTCTCCAGGTGTAATGCAGCCCTCTGCGAAACTGGCACGTGTTCGTGATATGGTCTTTGTTAGACCAAATTTCAG ACTTGGAGTCTTTGGTTTCCTAGCTGCAGAACCACTCTCAAGATCAACGCATCCTCCTACATCTGGAAATTATGGACTGTCTGATATCATTGCTGCGCTTCATTGGGTTCATCTTAATATCGAAAATTTTGGTGGAAATAAAACGTCTGTGACCTTATGGGGTCACAGAGCAGGAGGAACTCTTGTTACGACGTTAGTTGGTACACGACGAGCAAAAGGACTATTTTCTAGAGTCTGGACATCCAGCGGTAGTGCAATATTCCCCGGAAGAGAATTGGCAGTTTCAGAAAAACTCAGCGAACAGTTTCTGAATTCCACAAGGTGTAGCGACGCTGCCTGTCTGCGAAGTAAAAGCGCTGAGGAATTAATGGATTCAGTTCCGGAGACTTGGCATTTAGGAAACGTTGGTCTTCCTGAGTCTAGGGAAGCGACATTGAAAAATAGACGACATGAATGGCTTGTTCTTGACGGCGCCATTCTTCAAGAGCCTGTAGGTGAAATTTGGGCAAAGGAAGAACTTCCCGTTAAAATTGTAATGGGTACAACGGCTCATGCTGGAACTCCTCTTAAATATCTTAACTCAAACACCACTCTTAATTCTACGCAagtcgaaaaaattgtaagagaATCTTTGTTGGGAACCACAGGCTTGGCTGATGAGGCTCTGAG TCGTTACAACGCAACATTAAAAGGTTTACTGAGCATGATTTCGGACATTCGTGTAATATGTCCACTGCTGACGGTCGCTCGAATGAAAActaatattccattttatgtggCAACCCAACCTCGTGGTGAACTTGCAGATCCTGATAGCGATGCCGCAGCAATACTTGGATCATATGCTGCACGTACACCCGCAGAAAAAAGACATGTTTCCgcaatgcaacaacttttcaatcATTACGTTTGGCATGGTGATGTAGTTCAAGCTGATCCTAATGGTGTAAAACGGGTACTTGTTGTTGGACAAGACACTCTTTCTGAACGTGACTATCCAAATTGCGATTTTTGGATAGAGAAAGATGTCGTTCCGTCTTACGGTAGAGTCGACTGA
- the Nrt gene encoding neurotactin isoform X1 yields MSQKDQEKSMDKKEIVEEEREKMLNAENTKHTVSSTAPDSESEEQKPKKKIPIGGIKMPGFCRTKSKEPCKEDDNKPTESGDSELTEKNVKENEQNVSSEKTNMSNKDTKEKEGRKGIFDAIKLPLVSVFPRKKNKEAEVELGTTGAAGLASVETLDDGASEKNPIGNEDGMETVRLDVDAADDIESPKQHFLFNCTSTATRNLLVIIVTLCVLISVIICVVCFGPRRGTTEPVKDGNYVKAITSCGLVQGVAEDGAFAFRGIPYAVPPLENRRWQTAEPLRRIEHCWTNTYLAHNSSDVCWQRDSSGGVIGSEDCLYLDVFTPEVRYDSPLPVVVMIGAETLSGGSPGVMQPSAKLARVRDMVFVRPNFRLGVFGFLAAEPLSRSTHPPTSGNYGLSDIIAALHWVHLNIENFGGNKTSVTLWGHRAGGTLVTTLVGTRRAKGLFSRVWTSSGSAIFPGRELAVSEKLSEQFLNSTRCSDAACLRSKSAEELMDSVPETWHLGNVGLPESREATLKNRRHEWLVLDGAILQEPVGEIWAKEELPVKIVMGTTAHAGTPLKYLNSNTTLNSTQVEKIVRESLLGTTGLADEALSRYNATLKGLLSMISDIRVICPLLTVARMKTNIPFYVATQPRGELADPDSDAAAILGSYAARTPAEKRHVSAMQQLFNHYVWHGDVVQADPNGVKRVLVVGQDTLSERDYPNCDFWIEKDVVPSYGRVD; encoded by the exons ATGAGTCAAAAGGATCAAGAGAAAAGTATGGATAAGAAGGAAATTGTGGAGGAGGAGAGGGAGAAGATGCTGAACGCTGAGAATACGAAGCACACCGTATCATCGACCGCACCAGACTCGGAATCCGAGGAACAGAAGCCTAAGAAGAAAATACCAATCGGTGGTATTAAGATGCCCGGCTTTTGTCGTACAAAGAGCAAGGAACCCTGCAAA GAGGATGATAATAAGCCCACGGAGTCGGGAGATAGTGAATTAACAGAAAAAAATGTTAAGGAAAACGAACAAAACGTGTCCTCAGAGAAGACAAACATGTCTAACAAGGATACAAAAGAAAAGGAAGGACGAAAGGGAATCTTCGATGCCATAAAATTGCCATTAGTTTCTGTTTTTCCCAGAAAGAAAAATAAG GAAGCTGAAGTAGAATTGGGAACAACTGGAGCTGCTGGATTAGCTAGCGTCGAAACGCTTGATGATGGTGCAAGTGAAAAAAATCCTATTGGCAATGAGGATGGCATGGAAACTGTTCGACTCGATGTAGATGCTGCGGATGATATCGAGTCTCctaaacaacattttctatTCAATTGCACGTCTACTGCAACTAGGAATTTGCTTGTAATAA TAGTGACGCTATGCGTTTTAATATCTGTCATCATCTGCGTCGTCTGCTTCGGTCCAAGAAGAGGTACCACAGAACCAGTGAAGGATGGAAACTACGTCAAAGCTATCACCTCGTGTGGTCTTGTCCAAGGGGTAGCAGAAGACGGTGCATTCGCGTTTCGTGGAATTCCTTATGCAGTCCCACCGCTGGAAAATCGTCGTTGGCAAACAGCAGAACCTCTACGACGAATCGAACACTGCTGGACTAATACTTACTTAGCGCACAACTCTTCAGATGTCTGTTGGCAACGAGATTCTTCAGGTGGCGTAATTGGAAGCGAAGATTGTTTATATCTAGATGTTTTCACACCTGAAGTCAGATACGATTCACCGTTACCGGTAGTCGTTATGATCGGTGCGGAAACCCTCAGCGGTGGTTCTCCAGGTGTAATGCAGCCCTCTGCGAAACTGGCACGTGTTCGTGATATGGTCTTTGTTAGACCAAATTTCAG ACTTGGAGTCTTTGGTTTCCTAGCTGCAGAACCACTCTCAAGATCAACGCATCCTCCTACATCTGGAAATTATGGACTGTCTGATATCATTGCTGCGCTTCATTGGGTTCATCTTAATATCGAAAATTTTGGTGGAAATAAAACGTCTGTGACCTTATGGGGTCACAGAGCAGGAGGAACTCTTGTTACGACGTTAGTTGGTACACGACGAGCAAAAGGACTATTTTCTAGAGTCTGGACATCCAGCGGTAGTGCAATATTCCCCGGAAGAGAATTGGCAGTTTCAGAAAAACTCAGCGAACAGTTTCTGAATTCCACAAGGTGTAGCGACGCTGCCTGTCTGCGAAGTAAAAGCGCTGAGGAATTAATGGATTCAGTTCCGGAGACTTGGCATTTAGGAAACGTTGGTCTTCCTGAGTCTAGGGAAGCGACATTGAAAAATAGACGACATGAATGGCTTGTTCTTGACGGCGCCATTCTTCAAGAGCCTGTAGGTGAAATTTGGGCAAAGGAAGAACTTCCCGTTAAAATTGTAATGGGTACAACGGCTCATGCTGGAACTCCTCTTAAATATCTTAACTCAAACACCACTCTTAATTCTACGCAagtcgaaaaaattgtaagagaATCTTTGTTGGGAACCACAGGCTTGGCTGATGAGGCTCTGAG TCGTTACAACGCAACATTAAAAGGTTTACTGAGCATGATTTCGGACATTCGTGTAATATGTCCACTGCTGACGGTCGCTCGAATGAAAActaatattccattttatgtggCAACCCAACCTCGTGGTGAACTTGCAGATCCTGATAGCGATGCCGCAGCAATACTTGGATCATATGCTGCACGTACACCCGCAGAAAAAAGACATGTTTCCgcaatgcaacaacttttcaatcATTACGTTTGGCATGGTGATGTAGTTCAAGCTGATCCTAATGGTGTAAAACGGGTACTTGTTGTTGGACAAGACACTCTTTCTGAACGTGACTATCCAAATTGCGATTTTTGGATAGAGAAAGATGTCGTTCCGTCTTACGGTAGAGTCGACTGA